One segment of Macaca fascicularis isolate 582-1 chromosome 2, T2T-MFA8v1.1 DNA contains the following:
- the LOC102145424 gene encoding uncharacterized protein isoform X4: MAPGLRGLRGRWAHSVSVAPGGAGACSSAATEPLGLARPLLSHSQPPLTPVGAKLLPFPPQRDAPRQPREPCTNFCPTSPTSAPGSDLRSRNGAPRAARAAARVDQPRRDVLATVLLRLGGCRLAARKRPTAPVGHRPMTSCTCYLSFFFEKYRRVGRSGLFHRFDERQIPAHLPK; encoded by the exons GTCGCTCCCGGCGGAGCAGGGGCATGCAGCTCAGCGGCCACCGAGCCTCTGGGGCTCGCCCGGCCGCTCCTCTCGCACTCCCAGCCGCCTCTGACGCCTGTCGGGGCCAAGCTACTGCCGTTCCCGCCGCAGAGAGACGCACCGCGCCAGCCTCGCGAGCCCTGCACCAACTTCTGCCCGACGAGCCCAACTTCTGCGCCGGGTTCGGACTTGAGGAGCCGGAACGGCGCGCCGCGCGCAGCCCGGGCGGCGGCCAGGGTGGATCAGCCTCGCCGAGATGTCCTCGCGACTGTGCTTCTGCGTCTGGGCGGTTGCCGGCTGGCCGCCAGGAAGCGCCCTACAGCTCCGGTTGGGCAT agaccaATGACTTCGTGCACAtgttacctttctttcttttttgagaagtatCGCCGAGTCGGACGGAGTGGTTTATTCCACAGGTTTGACGAGAGGCAAATCCCGGCTCATCTGCCGAAGTGA